The nucleotide window tacgtcacctacaaaggccgcaggcgtcctcccgttctcccgaaggagaggagacactaaggcctcccaggtcagatcttagaagcccaggcaaaattagtaggcttgacgagcttccccgcctcagaggaaaaattcagccagaaggtgaaagaaaacgacatggggagaccaagttttggtgagcaaggcccgcactttattttccaaagtagtttttataccttaagttatgcatagaggataatgggggaaggggtagagtcatgcaaggactgCAATTCctgatcctaatcgaagccaggctttcaaacttatcatatgcaaaagtttaggtgatttacatcatcttctggccaggaggcctgttaacattttaagaccctttcttcagaaaacttacttttctctaaaggtgattagtcaggcgccaccctcaaaaagcattaaagttgcattcctatagggcaaaggtgtggtgggctacaacaagaaaaagaattaactcaagggtaatacactgccagggacacagcagataagggatatggagacttagcagcaaacattggcccaataagtgaaaaacccttcaccaatacaatttctaatcaatctttgaactactcaaaggaatctgtgtttagacagtttagaacatcttctgcctctcacagttgggaggctctgaacaaccacatgtggccggaaaaacctattctggcaggctagaggatttccaaaggagtttgtaggttgaaacactgtcacacccaggaattattaactggagctgtaagctaactcttttttcagagagaggtagtgggggacagccccccgtaaagtcagaggtgtaggtgaaagcacaaagcagaaagtaggcagactctggttttggaggtagatgctcgagaatttccagggggactcctgaggctagatcccgcctttgcgtatgcctagcctccttcctcatgacctttgccacgggcggagctcgCTCCCAGCACTAACTTCTTTCTCTAAACAAAAACTGAATGTAAAGGAACTCTGGGAAGCTAGTTAGGGCTTCTTCTAACTGCTTCCTCTGAACAGCAGCTGAAGACAAGAGATTCTTTAGAGAGATCCTGAGATGACGTGATCAAGTCCTCATAGTGGCAGAGTGAGTCATCAGTGTTTTATCAAGGGTTATGCTTTTGTTTACTACTATCTAATCACTTATGAGGCATACTACTTAGAATTATCAACATTGGATTTGTCATCTTGAATAATTTTATTAGGGACTTATGTGACTCAAAATTTAGATTTTGTTTAAGCATGTGTTGCCTAACAGGGTGCATCATGTTAATTGGGGTTTCCTTGCAACATAGCCCTTTTAACTTTCTAatgtaaataaagaagaaagttcTGAAACAGACAACAGCTCCTCTTTAGTTTTATTGAACCGAATTTgtacagaaaatgttaaaaattactcatgaaatattaaaaatagagcagtaaagaaagtttttttttttttttttttttttttaaataaccaaagTATAAGGGCTGTGTTCTGAAATGTGCCTTGTTAACATTGTTGGCTTTAGGGCTTCTcttggcagctcagctggtaaagcatctgcctgcaatgtgggagacctgggtttgatccctgggttgggaagatcccctggaaaagggaactgctatccactccagtattctgacctcgagaattatagtccatagggtcacaaagagtctgacatgactgagtgactttaactttcttttttttttttttggctgcaaaaagctttattgtttccatttggtcCAAGGCTTGAGAGAGGGCTCCAGGGTGTTAAAAAGCTGCCTGTGGCTGCAGAGAGGGGCTTCAGGCAGCCCTGACGTTAGGTGGGTTCTTCAATGGCCACTGGTCTCCAGAAGCTCCTAGTCATGCTTGAGGGTGAGCCTTTCGAAGAGATAACTTGCCCAACCCAGCCTGGGGACCAGCCAGCCTGCGGAGGTTGGTCAGGTGGTCACCCGTCTTATTGATGAGTTTCACTTCCTCATCTAGGAAATGGTTCTCCAGGAAGTCACAGATGTGGGGGTCTCCGTGGGCAGAAGCCAGGCCATGCAGATCCAACAGGGCTTGATTCAGGTTCTTCTCTACGAGAAGGGCGGCTTCCATAGCGTCCTGGGTTTTACCCCACTCATCTTGAGATGGCTTCTGCAcgtcctggaagagggcacagcccCCACGCTGGTTTTGCAGTTTCAAGAGATGCTCCGCGCCCTCGCACTTCTTCTTGGCCAATTCGCGAAAAAAGTGACCCACACCCTCCAGGGCCACACTATCGTGGTCGAAATAGAAGCCCAGAGAGAGGTAGGTGTAGGAGGCCCGTAGTTGCATGTTAACCAGGCGGTTGACGGCGGCCTCCACCTCGGCAGAATAATTATGGTGAATCTGGGAGCTCATGAT belongs to Bubalus bubalis isolate 160015118507 breed Murrah chromosome 1, NDDB_SH_1, whole genome shotgun sequence and includes:
- the LOC102402347 gene encoding ferritin light chain-like — translated: MSSQIHHNYSAEVEAAVNRLVNMQLRASYTYLSLGFYFDHDSVALEGVGHFFRELAKKKCEGAEHLLKLQNQRGGCALFQDVQKPSQDEWGKTQDAMEAALLVEKNLNQALLDLHGLASAHGDPHICDFLENHFLDEEVKLINKTGDHLTNLRRLAGPQAGLGKLSLRKAHPQA